In one window of Cytophagaceae bacterium ABcell3 DNA:
- a CDS encoding Gfo/Idh/MocA family oxidoreductase yields the protein MIVYNVGLVGFGKGGEIYHAPFISSVPRFNLYKILERTKNRSKELYPCAEIVRAYDDLINDEKVDVIVITVPNEHHFEMAEKALRAGKHVVVDKPFTLTSQEADTLIKLSEQTGKVLTVYHNRRLDSGIRTIKKMVLQNMLGTPERFICRFDRYRPEPGNTWRDSGNPGSGLLYDLGSHLVDHVLYIFGEPESIASDIQVQRDGGLADDYFNIKFTYSSGLVAEVSAGMLVGNKTSHLYYEGSKGSFLVKDLDNQEAALKKGLRPTDNEWEEETPYQNGIFENRVTGQISHIELDKGDYRLFWENLASAIATKSELLVKPQEAALVIKYLEKARQN from the coding sequence ATGATTGTTTATAATGTAGGTTTGGTAGGATTTGGTAAAGGCGGAGAAATATACCATGCTCCTTTTATTTCATCGGTACCCAGGTTTAATTTGTACAAGATCTTGGAAAGGACTAAAAACCGCTCTAAAGAACTTTACCCTTGTGCGGAAATCGTTAGGGCTTATGATGACTTGATCAATGATGAAAAGGTTGATGTAATCGTGATTACCGTTCCTAATGAACACCACTTTGAAATGGCGGAAAAAGCGTTGCGGGCTGGTAAGCATGTAGTGGTGGACAAGCCTTTTACTTTGACTTCTCAGGAGGCTGATACTTTAATTAAGCTTTCCGAACAAACCGGAAAGGTTCTTACTGTTTATCATAACCGCCGTTTGGATAGTGGTATAAGGACCATTAAGAAAATGGTCTTGCAAAATATGCTTGGGACCCCAGAAAGGTTTATCTGTAGGTTTGACCGCTACAGGCCTGAGCCCGGAAATACTTGGCGGGATTCTGGAAACCCAGGGTCTGGGTTGTTATATGATCTAGGTTCGCATTTGGTAGACCATGTTCTTTATATTTTTGGTGAGCCGGAAAGTATCGCTTCTGATATACAAGTGCAACGAGACGGTGGACTTGCTGATGATTACTTCAATATTAAATTTACCTATAGCAGTGGCTTGGTGGCAGAGGTAAGCGCAGGTATGTTGGTAGGCAACAAGACCAGTCACTTGTATTACGAAGGTTCTAAAGGTAGTTTTTTAGTGAAAGATCTCGACAACCAAGAGGCTGCCCTGAAGAAAGGCTTAAGGCCTACTGATAATGAATGGGAAGAGGAAACGCCTTACCAAAACGGTATTTTTGAGAATAGGGTAACGGGGCAAATTTCTCACATTGAACTTGATAAAGGCGATTATCGTCTGTTTTGGGAAAATTTGGCCAGTGCCATAGCTACAAAGTCTGAACTGCTGGTCAAGCCTCAAGAAGCTGCATTGGTAATAAAATACCTAGAGAAGGCAAGGCAAAATTAA
- a CDS encoding TlpA disulfide reductase family protein: MIVPKRLTAEGGQKIIKESITYYKPFRLIVKDQCSGRMKTRSFILFRFAILSAFAFIMAGWQVLHPEDDSGFEKDRMPSFTYTTLEGEEFSKRDLKEGKRYMIVYFNPFCDICLDETQEIIENRHLLDNVQVIMVSPNEKKDVNAFVNSFKLDKYEEITVLHDSKDVFYKDFGATGYPNVFLFNEKKEMLMFFDSGVHVNEVMEIYDQQIFSSKQGSKEKS, encoded by the coding sequence ATGATTGTTCCGAAAAGGTTGACAGCTGAGGGGGGGCAAAAAATTATAAAAGAGTCAATAACATACTATAAACCATTTAGGTTAATTGTGAAAGATCAATGTAGTGGAAGGATGAAAACGAGGAGCTTTATTTTATTCAGGTTCGCCATTTTATCAGCATTTGCTTTTATAATGGCAGGTTGGCAGGTACTACATCCGGAAGATGATTCCGGTTTTGAGAAAGACAGAATGCCCTCCTTTACATACACAACTTTAGAAGGAGAAGAGTTTTCGAAAAGAGACCTTAAAGAAGGGAAGCGTTACATGATTGTTTATTTTAACCCGTTTTGCGATATATGCCTTGATGAAACTCAGGAAATTATAGAGAACCGCCATTTACTGGACAATGTACAGGTTATAATGGTAAGTCCTAATGAAAAAAAAGATGTTAATGCTTTTGTAAACAGTTTTAAGCTAGATAAATATGAAGAAATAACGGTACTTCATGATTCTAAAGATGTTTTTTACAAAGACTTTGGGGCAACGGGTTATCCTAATGTCTTTCTTTTTAATGAAAAGAAGGAAATGTTAATGTTTTTTGATTCAGGAGTCCATGTAAATGAGGTAATGGAAATTTATGACCAACAGATATTTTCCAGCAAGCAAGGTTCAAAAGAGAAAAGCTAA
- the rlmH gene encoding 23S rRNA (pseudouridine(1915)-N(3))-methyltransferase RlmH: MKIKILTIGKTDEAYLKEGVKKYLNRLKHYIQVELIELPDVKQGKKTTPEQLKEAEGKMLLQKIEHNDQVVLLDEKGKEFTSVGFSKYLQKKMNMSTANLVLIIGGPFGFSEEIYQRAQEKICLSRMTFSHQMVRLFLTEQLYRGFTILRGEKYHHE; this comes from the coding sequence ATGAAGATTAAAATCCTTACCATAGGCAAAACGGATGAAGCGTATTTAAAAGAAGGAGTTAAAAAATACCTAAACAGGCTTAAACACTACATTCAGGTAGAGCTTATAGAACTGCCAGATGTCAAACAAGGTAAAAAAACGACACCTGAGCAACTAAAGGAGGCGGAAGGGAAAATGCTTCTCCAAAAGATTGAGCATAACGACCAAGTTGTACTGCTAGATGAAAAGGGCAAGGAGTTTACCTCTGTAGGTTTTTCAAAGTATTTACAAAAGAAGATGAATATGAGTACAGCCAACCTGGTATTGATCATTGGAGGGCCTTTTGGGTTTTCAGAGGAAATATATCAGCGGGCACAGGAAAAAATCTGCTTATCAAGAATGACTTTTTCACATCAGATGGTCCGCCTTTTCCTGACAGAGCAGCTTTATAGAGGTTTTACCATATTAAGAGGAGAAAAATACCATCATGAATAA